The DNA region ACGACACGCCGGGCCACCGTCTGCAGGACCGTTATTCGATTCGCTGCGCGCCGCATGTGATCGGCGTGGCGCGCGACGCGCTCTCGTGGGTGCGCCGCGATATCGAGAACGAACTGAACAGCGCGAACGACAACCCGTTGATCGATCCCGACAACGAACGCGTGCTGCACGGCGGCAACTTCTACGGCGGTCATATTGCCTTCGCGATGGATTCGCTGAAGGTGGCCGTCGCCAATCTGGCCGATCTGATGGACCGGCAGCTCGCGCTCCTCGTCGACGTCAATTTCAATAACGGCTTGCCGCGCAATCTGTCGGGCGCGACATCCGCGCGCGCCGCGATCAATCATGGTTTCAAGGCGGTGCAGATTTCGTCGTCCGCATGGACCGCGGAAGCATTGAAGAACACCATGCCCGCCAGCGTGTTCTCGCGCTCCACCGAGGCGCACAACCAGGACAAGGTCAGCATGGGCACGATCGCCGCACGCGACTGTTTGCGCGTGCTGGAACTGACGGAGCAGGTCGCCGCCGCGCATACGCTCGCGACGGTGCAGGCCGCTCGCCTGCGGTTGAAGATCGACAGCGCAACGCCGGTGCCCGCGCCGCTGCGAACGTTTATCGACAGCGTAAGCGCGCAGTCGCCCTTCGTCGAGGAAGACCGCGCGCTCGAACACGAGCTGCGCGCGCTGACCGCGCGCATTGCCGCGTGCGATCTGCTGCGGGACGATCGTGGAGGATCGAACGTATGACCGGGTCCCGCAAGGTGTTGAGCGCGAGCGCGACCGTGGAAGTGCCGTTCCACGACGTCGACGCGATGAACGTGTGCTGGCACGGTCACTATCTGAAGTACTTCGAGATCGGCCGCGCGGCGCTGCTGCGCGCTTTCGACTACGACTATCGCGAGATGCAGGCGTCCGGTTACCTGTGGCCGATCGTGGAGGCGCATCTGAAGTACGTACGGCCGGCCACCTACGGTCAGCAGATCGAAGTGCGCACGCAACTGCTCGAACACGAAAACCGCCTGAAAATAGGCTATGAAATCGTCGATTGCGCGTCTGGCACGCGGCTGACCAAGGGCTATACGATCCAGGTCGCGGTCGATGCCGCGACCCAGGAGTTGCAGTTCGTTTCGCCGCCGGTCGTGTTCGACAAGCTGGAGCGCGTATGGGGACGATGAATGTGCGTGCCGCGCTCGTGGGCGCATTGAGCGCGTTGAGCGTGACGACCGTAGCCGCTGTGTTCGCTGTGTTCGCCGTGACCGCATGGACGCAGCCTGCCGCGGCGGCATCGGCGACCCAGGGCGCGCCTGCCGCGGGCAACCCCGCGCTCGTCGCGCAGATCGCCGCGCGCCTCGCGCAAGCCAAGGGCGTGCGCGCCCAGTTCACGCAGACGCAAACGCTCGCCGCGATGAAGCAGCCGCTCGTCAGCACCGGCTCGCTGGTGTTTTTCCGCGAGCGCGGCGTGATCTGGCAGATCGACAAGCCCTACCAGGCCACCTACATCATCACCGACGCCGGCGTCGCCGAAGTCGACGCCAATGGCGGGCGCGTCACGACTCACGGCGCACAGGGCACGCGCGGCGTCGCGCAAGTCTCGAAGATGATGCGCGCCATGCTCGGCGGCGATCTGTCGGCGCTGTACTCGCAATTCGACGTCGAAGCCCAGGGCAGCGCCGCGCAATGGCGCATGCAACTCACACCGAACCAGCCGCAGATCGCCCAGTCGATCAAAGGTCTGGCGATGAGCGGCGGCGACTATCTACAGAACTTGCGCATCACGCTGGCGAACGGCGACGTCACCCAACTCGAGTTTACAAAGAGCGCGGCCGTCACCGAACTCACCGCGGCTGAGCGCGGCCTGCTCGGGGCGCCGTGATGGAGATGCTGCAACAGCGGTCCACGAAACAGGCGTGGGGCATGCGCGCCGCGTGGTTGCTGCTCGCGTTCGTGGCGGCGCTGTATTGCGGCTGGCGTTTCGCCGGACCGTCGCCGCTGCAAACCAATCTGCTCGCGCTCTTACCCGCGACCGAGGCAGATCCGGTCGCCGAAAAGGCGGTCGATACGCTGGCGAGCGCGCTCGGCGACCGCACGGTTTTTCTGGTCACCAGCAATGACGACGCGCACGCGAAAGCCGCTGCGAAGCAACTGGGCGCTTCATTGCAAAAGAGCGGCGCGTTCGGTTCCGTGACGGCGGAACTGCCGCCGTTCGACCTGTCGCAGATCGCGGCGCTATACATGCCGTACCGGTTCGGCTTGCTGGCGCCGGGCGACCGAACGGCGCTGGCGGGCAACGCCGTGGGCGCCACGCTGCGGGACACGCTTGCCCAGCGCATCTACAGCCCGCTGCGCGGCGGACTCACCACGCCGCTCGCCGACGACCCGTTCGGCTGGCTCGAACATTGGCTCGGCGGCCTGCCGCTCGCCACCTCGAATCTCGAACTCGAAGACAACATGCTGGTGTCGCATCGCGGCGCCGCCACCAGCGTGCTGATCGTCGCGACGCTGCCGGGCTCCGCCTACGAAACGAAGACGCAGCACGCCGTGCTCGCGGCGCTGGCCCAAGGCGAAGGCGCGTTGAAGCAGGCGTTCCCGGATGTCTCGGTGGCGCGAACCGGCGCCGTGTTTTACGCGCAAGCGGCGCGCGGTGCGTCGGAGCATGAAGTGCATCTGATCGGCATTGCTTCGCTGTGCGGCATCGCGCTGCTGATGATGTGGGTGTTCCGCTCACCGCGTCTGCTGTTGTTCGGCTTCGTGTCGACCGCGCTCGGCATTGTCTGCGCGCTGGCGGTGACGATGCTGGTGTTCGGCAAGCTGCATCTGTTGACGCTCGTATTCGGCGCGAGCCTGATTGGCGAGGCCGTCGACTATTCGATTCAGTACTTCGTCGTCTATCTCGGCGCGCAACGCGATTGGGACGCGCATCGTGGCGCGCGCGCCGTGCGTCCCGCGTTGAGCGTGGCGCTCGCGACGAGCCTGCTCGGCTACGCAATCCTCACGTGGGTGCCGTTTCCTGCGCTCAAGCAGATTGCCTGTTTCGCGATCGCGGGCATCACCACGGCGTTCGCCTCCGTGCTGTGGCTGCTGCCCGCGCTGCTCACGCGCGCGCCCAAACGCAGCCCGCAGCGCGTGTTCGCGGGCGCGGCGCGCGTGCTGACCGGGTGGCATCGCACGATCGGCGGCAAGCGGGCGTGGTTCGTGGCGGCACTGTTGCTGTTGCTGGCGATTCCCGGCTGGCTGCGTCTGACCAGCGACGACGATATCCATCTGCTGATCCAGCGCGATCCCGCGCTCGTCGCGCAGGAAGACAAGGTGCGCGAGGCGGTCGGCGTGGATAACAGCGCGCAGTTTTTCGTGGTGCGCGGCGAGACGCCGGAGCTCGTGCTCCAGCGCGCCGAAGCGTTGGGCACGAAACTGGATGCGCTGAACGGCACGGCGAACAAGGTCGGCAGCTATCAGTCGGTCGCGCAATTCGTGCCGTCCGCGAAACAGCAGAATGAAGACCGCGCGTTGCTCGCGCAACGTGTGTTCGACGATCGCGCCGCATTGCGCGCCACGCTCCTGCAAGCCGGCTTCAAGGATGAAGTGGCCGACGCCTGGCTCGCCGCGTACGCGAAACCGCAAACCCCGCTGACGATCGATACGTGGCTCGCGGCGCCGTGGTCGCAACCGTACAGACACCTTTGGCTCGGCGAAGTCGATGCGTCGGCGAAAGCCTATGCCGCGGTCGTCATTCCGCAAGGCGTGACGCCGCGCAACGAACCCGCGCTGATCGCGACCGCGCGAGGTTTGCCTGGCGTCGCGTTCGTCGACAAGGCTGCGAGCGTGTCGAAGCTGTTCGGCGCGTATCGCGTGGATAGCGGCTGGTGGCTCGGCGGCGCATTGTGCCTCGTGCTGGTTCTGCTGATGCTGCGCTATAGCGTGCGCGGCGGCATTGCCGTGGTGTTGCCGGTGCTGCTCGCCGTCGGCGTCACGCTCGCCGTATTCGGCTACGCGCGCGTGCCGCTGAATCTGTTCAACTGGCTCGCGCTGATGCTCGTGCTGGGCGTGGGCGCAAACTATGCCGTGTTCCTGCGCGAAGGCTGTCTGCGCGCGGACGCCGACCTCGGCGCGGTGTGGACGGGCGTGTTGTTGTCGGCGGCCACCACGTTGTTGTCGTTCGGCATGCTCGGCATGAGCGCGATGCCCGCGCTGAAGAGTTTCGGCGCGACGCTCGCGCTCGGCATCGCGGTCTCGGTGCTGCTCGCGCCGATCGGCATGCCATCGGAATCAAGGAGGGTCGCATGAAGGCGCCATCAGTTTATTTGCACGCGCTCGGCATGATCAACGCGCTCGGCGGCGACCTCGAGAGCATTGTCCCGGCGCTCGCCGCCGGCCGCTCGCCGGGTATGGCGAACGCGCATACGGGGATCGGCGAGGCGTTCGTCGGCAGCGTGCTCACGCCGCTGGAGCTCGCGCCGCGCGCCGAACTCGCCCGCTACGACTGCCGCAATAACCGCTTGCTGCTCGCCGCGCTGGCGCAGATCATGCCCGCTGTGGAAGCGGCGCGCGAGCGCTACGGCGCGCACCGTGTCGGCGTGGTGCTCGGCACCAGCACGTCGGGCATCGAAGCGGCCGAAGCCGCCTTCGTCTATCAGGCGCAAGCAGGCGATCTGCCCGCCAACTTCAATTACCGGCAAATGGAAATCGGCACGGCCGCGCCGTTCGCCGCCGCCGGGCTCGGCCTGCATGGTCCGGCGTTCACCATCTCGACCGCGTGCACGTCCAGCGCGAAGGCGTTTGCATCGGCGCGCCGGCTGCTGCAGTTGCACCTGTGCGATGCCGTGGTGGTGGGCGGCGTCGATTCGCTGTGCGAGTTGACGGTGCAGGGTTTCGCATCGCTCGAATCGACCAGCGCCACGCGCGCCAATCCGATGAGCCGCAATCGCTGCGGGATCAACGTCGGCGAAGGCGCGGCCGTGTTCCTGATGAGCCGCGACGAAGCGGCGGTGCGCCTCGCGGGCGTGGGCGAATCGAGCGACGCGCATCACATTTCCTCGCCGGATCCGCAGGGCGTGGGCGGCGAACTCGCGCTGCGCGCGGCGCTTGCCGATGCGGGCATCGAATCGTCGGCGATCGGCTACGTGAATCTGCACGCCACCGCCACGCGCAAGAATGACGAGATGGAAGCCAACCTGATGGCGCGCGTGTTTCCCGGCGGCGTCGCGACGAGCGGCACCAAGCCGCTGACCGGTCACCAGCTCGGCGCGGCGGGCGCCACCGAACTCGGCTTCGCCTGGCTGACGCTGGCGCGTGAGAACGTGCCTTTGCCGCGCCATCTGTGGGACGGCGAAAGCGATCCCGCGCTGCCCGCGCTGGATCTGGTCGAAAACGAGCGCTTCCTCTCGCAAGGCGGCGCGCAATACGCGATGAGCAATTCGTTCGCTTTCGGCGGCAGCAACGTCAGCCTCGTTCTTGCGCGATGAATTGCCCGACGAGTTGCCCGATGAGTTGCCCTATGACCCGCGCGATGCCCCCCACGCCCACCGTTGACGAACTGCTCCAGCAGCCGATCGAAGCGATCATCCCGCATCGCGGCACCATGCTGCTGATCGACGCGGTGCAGACGTTCGACGAAGAGACGCTGAGCGCGCGCGCCACGGTGCGCGCCGACGCGTGGTATGCCGATGCCGACGGCGCCATGCCCGCCTGGATCGGCATCGAACTGATGGCCCAGGCCATTGCCGCGCACGTCGCGTTGCTGGCCATGCGCGGCGGCGGCCGCGCGCGGCCCGGCGTGCTACTCGGCTCGCGCAGCTACAAGGCATTGCAGCCGTCGTTCGCCGGCGGCGCGCAGTTGTCGATTCACGTGACGGAACTGCTGCGCAGCGAAGAAGGCCACGGCGCCTACGAATGCACGATCCGCCATGGCGACGTGGACTGCGCCGAAGCCGTCATCAAGGTATTTCAACCGCCCGATTTTCAGTCATTCATCGAAGGGAGTTTCAATTCATGAGCCGGCGCGTTCTCGTTACCGGCGCAAGCCGCGGCATTGGCCGCGCGATTGCGTACAAGTTGGCCGCCGACGGCTTCGCGGTCTCCGTGCATTGCCGCACCGGGCGCAGCGAAGCCGACGCGGTGGCGACGGGCATCGCCGCGCAGGGCGGCACCGCGCGCGTGCTGCAATTCGACGTGCGCGAGCGCGCCGTGTGCCGCGAAGTGCTCGAAGCGGATGTCGCGGCACACGGCCCGTATTACGGCATCGTATGCAGCGCGGGCGTGACCCGCGACGCCGCGTTCCCGGCGCTCACCGAAGAAGATTGGGACATCGTGATCGAAACCGGTCTCGACTCGTTCTACAACGTCGTGCACCCGTTGACCATGCCGATGGTGCGGGCCCGCAAGGGCGGCCGGATCGTCACGATCGCTTCGGTGTCCGGCGTGATGGGCAACCGCGGCCAGGTCAACTACAGCGCGGCAAAGGCCGGCCTGATCGGCGCGACCAAGGCGCTCGCCGTCGAACTGGCGTCGCGCAGCATCACCGTCAATTGCGTCGCGCCGGGTCTGATCGAAACCGGTATGCTCGACGACATGCCGCTCGAACAGGCGTTGAAGACGGTGCCGATGAACCGCGTCGGCCAGCCTGCCGAGGTGGCGTCCGTGGTCAGCTTCCTGATGTCGGACGCGGCCTCGTATGTCACGCGCCAGGTGATCGGCGTCAATGGCGGGATGATCTGATGAAGCGGGTCGTCATAACCGGCATGGGCGGCGTCACGGCGTTGGGCGATAGCTGGGACGTCATCGAAACGCGTTTGAGGAGCGGCGTGAACGCCGTGCGGCGCATGCCCGAGTGGGATTACTTCGAGTCGCTGCATACGCGGCTCGCGTGTCCGCTGCCGGACTTCACGACGCCCGCGTACTATCCGCGCAAGAAAACCCGCTCGATGGGGCCGGTCTCGATGTATTCGGTGCGCGCGAGCGAACTGGCGCTCGCCGACGCGGGCCTTGCCGACGACGCGCTGATCAAGGACGGCCGCATGGGCGTCGCCTACGGTTCGTCGTCGGGCTCGGTGCAGCCCATCCGTGCATTCGGCACGATGCTCGAAACCGGCTCGATGAGCGACGTCACCTCCAACAGCTACGTACAGATGATGCCGCATACCACCGCGGTCAATGTGAGCCTGTTCTGGGATCTGAAAGGGCGGATCATTCCGACTTCGTGCGCGTGCGCCTCGGGCAGCCAGGCAATCGGCTATGCGTATGAGGCGATCCAGGCCGGCAAGCAGACGCTGATGCTGGCGGGCGGCGCGGAGGAACTGTCGGGTCCGGCGGTCGCCGTGTTCGACACGCTGTACGCCACCAGCACGCGCAACGACGAGCCGCATTTGACGCCGCGTCCATTCGATGCCGCGCGCGACGGCCTCGTGGTCGGCGAGGGCGCGGCCACGCTGGTGCTCGAAGAATACGAACACGCGGTGGCGCGTGGCGCGCGGATTCACGCTGAGATCGTCGGCTTCGGCTGCAACTCGGACGGCGCGCATATGACGCAGCCGACCGCCGAAACCATGGCGCTCGCGATGCAGCTCGCGCTCACCGACGCTCGACTGCCGCCTGAAGCCATTGCCTACGTGAACGCGCACGGCACCTCGACGGATCGCGGCGACATCGCGGAAAGCCATGCGACCGCGCAGACCTTCGGCGCGCGCATGCCGATCAGTTCGCTCAAGAGCTATGTCGGCCACACGCTCGGCGCGTGCGGCGCGCTCGAAGCCTGGTGGACCATCGAGATGATGAAGCGCAACTGGTATGCGCCGACCTTGAATCTGACGAACGTCGATCCGGCCTGCGCACCGCTGGACTACATCGTCGGCACCGGACGCGAGATCGATGCCGGGCATGTGATGAGCAACAACTTCGCGTTCGGCGGCATCAATACGTCGCTGATTTTCAGGCGCGTTCGATGAGCGTGGCGCTGCAACGCGTGGTCGTGACCGGCATGGGCATCGTGTCGTGCCTGGGCAATACGCTCGACGAAGTCTGCGCCGCGTTGCGCACGGGCCGCTCGCGTATCGAGCGGATCGACGCGTGGCGTGAGCGTGGGTTTGCTTCTCAGGTGGCGGGGGTTGCGTCGGTTGCGCACGAGCCGCCGTTCGAGCGCAAGCTCGAACGCTTCATGGGCGACACCGCGCGATTCGCCTGCCATGCGGCGCGCAAGGCGATCGGCGACGCGGGGCTCGATCTGGCGGCGTTGCGCTCGCCGCGCGCCGGCACGGTGATCGGATCGGGCGTCGGCACGATATCCAGTTACGACGCGGCCATGGCCGTCGCCCAGGCTCGCGGCGTCGACAAGGTGCCGCCGTACACGGTGCCGCATGCGATGAGCAGCACCGCGTCGGCCAACGTCGCGCAGGTGTTCGGGCTGGAAGGCGTCGGCTATTCGCCGTCATCGGCGTGCACGACCTCGGCGCTTGCGATCGGCCAGGCCATGCAGTTGATCCAGACCGGCCGCCAGCAGATCGTGCTGGCCGGCGGCAGCGAGTCGCTGCACGACAACATGACGCTCATGTTCGACGCGATGGGCGCGTTGTCGCGCCGCTTCAACGACGCGCCGCATCGCGCGTCGCGCCCGTACGACACGGAGCGCGACGGTTTCGTGATCGCCTCGGGCGGCGGCGTGCTGGTGCTCGAAGCGCTCGATCATGCGCTCGCACGCGGCGCGCGTATCTACGCGGAACTCACCGGATTCGGCGACTGCACGGACAGCTCCGGCATGGTCGCGCCGCGCGCGGCGGGGATCGCGCGCGCCATGCGCGGTGCGCTGAACGAAGCGGGCAAGCGGCCCGACTACGTCAATACGCACGCACCGTCCACTCCGCTCGGCGACCTGGAAGAACTACGCGCGTTGCACGAAGTGTTCGGCGCGGCGTCCGACCGCCGCATGCCGGCGTTTTCGTCGACCAAGGGGATGATGGGGCATCCGCTCGGCGCGTGCGGCGCGCACGAGGCGATCTATACGCTGCTGATGATGCGCGATGGTTTCATCGCGGGCACGGCGGGCATCGACACGCCTGAACCGGCTGTCGAGGGCATGCCGCTCGTGCGTGCGACGCGCGAGGCGCGCATCGGCACGGCGATGTCGGTTTCATTCGGGTTCGGCGGCAGTTGCGCGAGCCTGATGTTCGAAGCATGGCAGGGCGGCTGAAACGGCCGCGACTTTAAAAAACGAGGGCAAAAAAATGAAAAGAATCGCTGTATTGGGCGCGCTGGCGATCGTGGCTTTGACGCAGACGGGATGCGCCACGCAAGTGAAGTCGCTGCCGCTCGCGGCAGCCGGCGGCGAATCGCGCGGCGGCGTGCCGGTGTATTTCGGCCAGCAGGACCACCCGGCGGTCAAGACGCAACTGGGCGACGTGTCGTATTCGGTGCGGATCGCGCGCAAGGTCGCCGGTCCCGACGAAGCCTGTCACGAAGCGCTTGCCGAAGCCGTGCGGAAGTTGCGCGCGGCGGCGAACGAACGCCACGCCAATGCCGTCGTCGACGTGTCGACGCGCTTTCATAGCACCGAGAGCAATTCGTCGACCGACTTCACGTGCGGCGTCAGTCCTAGCGCCGCCGCGATCGCGGTGAAGGGGCAACTCGTCGTGCTGGATTCGAACTGAGCCGAATCGAAAATAGACCGCAATAGAACTCACCAGAGCAACGACAACGACCAAGGAGTCTCAATGAAACGCCACGTGCTGTTTGCCGCATTGTTTGCTTCGTTTGCCACGCTAAGCGCCGCGCCGGCTTTTGCCCGCGACACGGTCAACTACTATCCGGTGGATCAGGCCTTGCAAAGCGAGCCCGGCAAAGTGAGCGAGGACATCTCGCTGTATTTCGCGGGTCAGCACCATCCGGCCGTTTCGAAGACGATGGGCGAATTCGCGACCAACAAGAAGACCAACGCGTTCGGCAAGAGCGATTTGCAAGCCTGCCAGCACGTTTTCCTCTCGGCGGTGATCGAGTTGCAGGAACGCGCGCGCAAGGAAGGCGGCAACGCGGTGATCAACATCAAGAGCAACTACAAGAACGAATTGCGTGAGAGCGCGACCGAGTACACCTGCGGCGCGGGCGCGGTGATCGCCGGCGTGGCGTTGACGGGCGAAGTGGTGACGCTGCGCAAGTGAACGCGGATCCGTGCGCATCGGCGCGATGCCGGCATGAACTGGCGCGAAGGAGCAGCACGAACCCGCGCGAGAGGTAGTGAGAAGGAGCGGGAAGGCGAGGCACTCGCCGCCGCCCCGCGCTGTTTTACCGCATCAGGCGCGTGCCTTGCTGCATGACCATGCCGGGTGCGTTGCCGGGCTCTAGCCGGCTTTGACCGCCGCGACATTGACCAGCGTTTCACGACGCTTGCCGGGTTGCGGACGGTACAGGCCGAGCCGTTCGAGAAGACCGAAGTCTTTCGCGCGGCTCCACCAGAGGTAGGGTAGCGAGATGTTGCGCTCGCTAAAGTTAAAGCCGCCGCGGCGGATCATGTCGAGGTAGCCGTCGGCGCTTTTTTGCACCTGCATGGGATGACGGAACAGCAGCCGGATCACCCACGATTTGATGTACGCATCCGTGGATTCGGCGAACAGCAGCACGCCGCCGGGTTTGAGCACGCGGCGAAACTCGGCGAGCGCGCGTTCCTGCTCGACGAGATGATGGAAGGTTTGATGACAGAACACGATATCGGCGCTCGCGTCGGGCAGCGGCAGCTTCGCGCAGTCGCCATGCAGCAGTTCGATATCGGCGAGCTTGTCGCGACAGGCGCGGGCCGCTTGCGCGGCGAGCGTCAAGGACGGTTCGTGAAAGTCGATGCCGACGATGCGCCGCGGCTTGAACGCCTCGGCGAGCAGACGGAACGACAGCCCCTGGCCGCAGCCGACGTCGACGATCACGGGTGCCTCGGGCAAGGGCGTGTCGATCAAACGTTTGAGGTCGTTGATCGCGACCCGCAGCACATGGTGTTCCCAGGTGTAGGTACGCAGGAACCAGATCCCGAACGCCGTTTCCGGCACGAAAGGGACGCTGGATGATTCGGATGGCGACACGCTGGGCTCCCCGGCGAAATATTGTTCTTGCTGTCAGAGTGTAATTGCAACGAGATGTAAGGATGCAGCGAATCGCTGTTCCGGGCAAGCCAAACGATTGAGGCAAATTTGAGTACACATTCGTCAAAGCGCACGACGGTCGATGTCGTGATCATCGGTGCCGGACCGGCGGGCGCTGTCGCGGCGGCGCTGCTGCGCAAGGCCGGGCGTTCCGTGCTGGTGCTGGAGCGCCAGCATTTCCCGCGCTTCTCCATCGGCGAAAGCCTGCTGCCGCAAAGCATGGCCTACCTCGAAGAGGCGGGCATGCTGCAGGCCGTGGTCGAAGCCGGCTTCCAGTACAAGAACGGCGCGCATTTCGTGTATCGCGACCAGTCGTCGGCGTTCGACTTCCGCGACAAGCATTCACCGGGTTGGGGCACCACCTACCAGGTCGAACGCGCGGTATTCGACGACATCCTGATTCGCTGCGCAGCGGAGCAGGGCGCCGCCGTGCGCTTCGGGCACACGGTGCGCGCGGTTCACACCGGCGCCACGCCGTTGGTCGACGTGGTCGACGAAGCGGATCGCGCGTATCAGGTCGAAGCGCGTTTCGTATTCGACGCAAGCGGCTTCGGCCGCGTGTTGCCGCGCTTGCTGAACCTCGAAGCGCCGACGCGCATGCCCACGCGCGCCGCGCTCTTCACGCACGTGCAGGACGGCATTCCGGCCGGCGTCACCGACCGCAACAAGATCTGCGTGGCGACGCATCCGGAGCGTCGCGACGTGTGGTTCTGGATGATTCCTCTGGCGGGCGGACGCTCGTCGGTGGGCTGTGTCGCCGAGGCGAGTTTTCTCGACGTGCCGGACGCCGGGCGGGACGCGACACTGCGTGAGTTGATCCAGCAGGAGCCGACGCTGAACCGCCTGATCGGCAACGCGCCGTTCCTGATGCCGGTGCGTCACATCGGCGGCTATGCGGCGAACGTGGAGCGCCTGCACGGGCCGGGTTACGCGCTGCTCGGCAATGCGGGCGAGTTTCTCGATCCGGTGTTTTCGTCCGGCGTGACGATCGCGCTGCGCTCGGCGCATCTCGCGGTGCAGACCCTGAACCGGCAACTGGATGGTGAGCCGGTGGACTGGTCGGCGGATTACGACGTGCCGTTGCGCAAGGGCATCGATACGTTCCGCGCGTTCGTCGAGCGCTGGTACACGGGCGCGCTGCAGGACATCATTTTCTATCCGGAGCAGACGCCGTCGATTCGCCGCATGATCAGCGCGGTGCTGGCGGGCTATGCGTGGGACGAGTCGAACCCGTATGTCGCCGATCCGGTGCGGCGGCTGAATGCGTTGCATGAGGTGTGCATGCAGCGGTGATTGGCCCGCGCGATGCGCAGCGGCCTTCACCGCAGGCATGAATGAAAACGGCGCCTCGCAATCGACGCGCCGTTTCTTTATTCAACCGCTTGAATCAGATCGCTCAAGCCGCGATCCTCGCCGCGCCCGCCGCAGCCTGCCGCCCATCATCACGGCGATGCACGCGCTTGCCGGCCGCATACGTTTCGTAGATCGCGCGATCATCGCCGAGCAGCGCGAACGCGAACAGCAGTTCCTCGAGCGACTCGGTGCGCGCGGTGCGGCGCGCGAGCAGCGGCGTTGCGCGCGGATCGAGCACGACGAAGTCCGCTTCCGACTTCGGCTTCAACGTGCCGACCTTGTCCGCGAGATCGAGCGCTTGCGCCGCGCCGGCGGTGGCCAGATAGAACATGCGCGTGGCCGTCAGATGATGGCCGGTGAGGCGCGCCACCTTGTGCGCTTCGTTCATGGTTTGCAGCATCGAGAACGAGGTGCCGCCGCCGACGTCCGTCGCGAGCGCGATCGGCATGCCGGCTTCATCGGCCTTGTCGAAGTCGAACAGGCCGCTGCCGAGGAACAGGTTCGAAGTCGGGCAATGCGAGGCGAGCGTGCCGGTTTGCGCCATGCGCTTGCGGTCTTCCCCGTCGAGGTGGATGCAATGGCCGTACACGGCGCGGCGGCGCAGCAGGCCGTAGTGGTCGTAGATGTCCAGATAGCTGCGGTGGCCCGGGAACAGATCGGCCACCCATTTCACCTCGTCGTGATTTTCCGCGACGTGGCTCTGGATGAAGATATCCGGATGCTTG from Paraburkholderia aromaticivorans includes:
- a CDS encoding acyl-CoA thioesterase yields the protein MTGSRKVLSASATVEVPFHDVDAMNVCWHGHYLKYFEIGRAALLRAFDYDYREMQASGYLWPIVEAHLKYVRPATYGQQIEVRTQLLEHENRLKIGYEIVDCASGTRLTKGYTIQVAVDAATQELQFVSPPVVFDKLERVWGR
- a CDS encoding LolA family protein, which encodes MGTMNVRAALVGALSALSVTTVAAVFAVFAVTAWTQPAAAASATQGAPAAGNPALVAQIAARLAQAKGVRAQFTQTQTLAAMKQPLVSTGSLVFFRERGVIWQIDKPYQATYIITDAGVAEVDANGGRVTTHGAQGTRGVAQVSKMMRAMLGGDLSALYSQFDVEAQGSAAQWRMQLTPNQPQIAQSIKGLAMSGGDYLQNLRITLANGDVTQLEFTKSAAVTELTAAERGLLGAP
- a CDS encoding MMPL family transporter, with the protein product MEMLQQRSTKQAWGMRAAWLLLAFVAALYCGWRFAGPSPLQTNLLALLPATEADPVAEKAVDTLASALGDRTVFLVTSNDDAHAKAAAKQLGASLQKSGAFGSVTAELPPFDLSQIAALYMPYRFGLLAPGDRTALAGNAVGATLRDTLAQRIYSPLRGGLTTPLADDPFGWLEHWLGGLPLATSNLELEDNMLVSHRGAATSVLIVATLPGSAYETKTQHAVLAALAQGEGALKQAFPDVSVARTGAVFYAQAARGASEHEVHLIGIASLCGIALLMMWVFRSPRLLLFGFVSTALGIVCALAVTMLVFGKLHLLTLVFGASLIGEAVDYSIQYFVVYLGAQRDWDAHRGARAVRPALSVALATSLLGYAILTWVPFPALKQIACFAIAGITTAFASVLWLLPALLTRAPKRSPQRVFAGAARVLTGWHRTIGGKRAWFVAALLLLLAIPGWLRLTSDDDIHLLIQRDPALVAQEDKVREAVGVDNSAQFFVVRGETPELVLQRAEALGTKLDALNGTANKVGSYQSVAQFVPSAKQQNEDRALLAQRVFDDRAALRATLLQAGFKDEVADAWLAAYAKPQTPLTIDTWLAAPWSQPYRHLWLGEVDASAKAYAAVVIPQGVTPRNEPALIATARGLPGVAFVDKAASVSKLFGAYRVDSGWWLGGALCLVLVLLMLRYSVRGGIAVVLPVLLAVGVTLAVFGYARVPLNLFNWLALMLVLGVGANYAVFLREGCLRADADLGAVWTGVLLSAATTLLSFGMLGMSAMPALKSFGATLALGIAVSVLLAPIGMPSESRRVA
- a CDS encoding beta-ketoacyl-[acyl-carrier-protein] synthase family protein, which codes for MKAPSVYLHALGMINALGGDLESIVPALAAGRSPGMANAHTGIGEAFVGSVLTPLELAPRAELARYDCRNNRLLLAALAQIMPAVEAARERYGAHRVGVVLGTSTSGIEAAEAAFVYQAQAGDLPANFNYRQMEIGTAAPFAAAGLGLHGPAFTISTACTSSAKAFASARRLLQLHLCDAVVVGGVDSLCELTVQGFASLESTSATRANPMSRNRCGINVGEGAAVFLMSRDEAAVRLAGVGESSDAHHISSPDPQGVGGELALRAALADAGIESSAIGYVNLHATATRKNDEMEANLMARVFPGGVATSGTKPLTGHQLGAAGATELGFAWLTLARENVPLPRHLWDGESDPALPALDLVENERFLSQGGAQYAMSNSFAFGGSNVSLVLAR
- a CDS encoding hotdog family protein, giving the protein MTRAMPPTPTVDELLQQPIEAIIPHRGTMLLIDAVQTFDEETLSARATVRADAWYADADGAMPAWIGIELMAQAIAAHVALLAMRGGGRARPGVLLGSRSYKALQPSFAGGAQLSIHVTELLRSEEGHGAYECTIRHGDVDCAEAVIKVFQPPDFQSFIEGSFNS
- a CDS encoding 3-ketoacyl-ACP reductase FabG2 codes for the protein MSRRVLVTGASRGIGRAIAYKLAADGFAVSVHCRTGRSEADAVATGIAAQGGTARVLQFDVRERAVCREVLEADVAAHGPYYGIVCSAGVTRDAAFPALTEEDWDIVIETGLDSFYNVVHPLTMPMVRARKGGRIVTIASVSGVMGNRGQVNYSAAKAGLIGATKALAVELASRSITVNCVAPGLIETGMLDDMPLEQALKTVPMNRVGQPAEVASVVSFLMSDAASYVTRQVIGVNGGMI
- a CDS encoding beta-ketoacyl-ACP synthase, with protein sequence MKRVVITGMGGVTALGDSWDVIETRLRSGVNAVRRMPEWDYFESLHTRLACPLPDFTTPAYYPRKKTRSMGPVSMYSVRASELALADAGLADDALIKDGRMGVAYGSSSGSVQPIRAFGTMLETGSMSDVTSNSYVQMMPHTTAVNVSLFWDLKGRIIPTSCACASGSQAIGYAYEAIQAGKQTLMLAGGAEELSGPAVAVFDTLYATSTRNDEPHLTPRPFDAARDGLVVGEGAATLVLEEYEHAVARGARIHAEIVGFGCNSDGAHMTQPTAETMALAMQLALTDARLPPEAIAYVNAHGTSTDRGDIAESHATAQTFGARMPISSLKSYVGHTLGACGALEAWWTIEMMKRNWYAPTLNLTNVDPACAPLDYIVGTGREIDAGHVMSNNFAFGGINTSLIFRRVR